The segment AATACCGGAAGTTCTTATCATAAGGAGTTCTTCAAATTTGTTTTTATTTTTCTTTTTTACAAATACAAGCAGATCGTTAATTAATTTCAATGAAGAAATGCGATCAACGGTTTCTATTCTGTTGTGCATTAAAAAGGCTTTGGCAATTTGCCCGTTTTTATAATATAAATGTGCTGCTTGGTCATTTATTAAATATTTCCAAGCAGGAGCCGTCTCTCCCCAATAACTTGCAGATTCTTTATTGAAAATATTATTTAAAATTGTTGATAGAAATTGTTCATTTTTTTCATTTATTTTTTCCCAACTGAAAATTTTATATATGTTTAATAAAGATTTTTTTTGTTTATTGAATCTGTTTCCGGTAACTTGTGCAAGCTTTTGTTTTGCAGATTGAATATTTCCTTTCAGAAATGTAAGATAAGAAGATGACAGCCTCCAGAAGTTTTTATTTCTCACATTTTTATTAGTAATCATTAGTTTTGCAAAATCATCAAGTTTGATAATCTTTTCTGTTTGGTTTTCTGTAATAACAGGTAATACTTTGTCTTTCATACCTGTGCGTTTCGGCCAAATATTACGTTCAATATTATTAAGAGCTCTCATAAAAAGCAGCTCTGTTTTAGGATCGCCGGGAGATAAATTGTACAGATCATTCAAACCTTTTATTTCATCCGAAAAACTTCTGATACTTTTTAATAAGATAAAAGTCGCTCTGTCATCATTGTTCTCGAAATATGATTTCCCGTCAGCACCTTTATTCGTGCAGAAGTTATAACTTGTAAATGCAGAAACTTTTCTGTCAGTACTGTTGTTGAATACTGTAAGAAAAGCATAAGCTGCTTTATCAAATTCTCCTTTTGAATAGTAACATCCTGCAACTTGGTCAAGTATATACCAGTATATTTCGTTTTTATCATATTTGGATTTTATTTTTTGATTAAAGAAGTCAACAGCTTCATAATATTTCTTTGAATAGTGGAAAGCACGTATAATCTGATATGCATAACGCATCTTTATTTGCAAATTCTTTTCTTTAACATAAAAAGATATACCTTTTTGTAATATTGTATTAATGTTAAATGATTTTGTTTTCAAAATTTCGTCATAATTCCAAGAATATTCTTTTCTGTCTTCAAATAGTTTACTGCATTCTCGAGCATATTTTATATATTTTTTTGCACTTAATTCTAATTTTGAAGTTTTCCCTGTCCATAATTTTTGAAACTTTGCATCAGAATCAGTAAATAATGCTTTTTTAATATCATCAACTTTCCAATCTCTAAGTATTATCTTCCATAACTTAATATTTCCTTTGTCAAAAGTAAATGAACTGTTATCACCTTCAACATAATAAAATGAATGTAAATTATCTCTTAAAAAAGGATAAAATTCTTCGGATGATATATTTGTTTGGCTGAACAAGTTGTAAAAATACCATTCATCGTCATCAGGGCTCCAACCGCATGGTTTCGCAGTGAATACAGTAAAAACAAAAATAATTGTCAATAATCTCCTCATAGCTTTTGAATTAGTTTGTTTAAATTAATATGTTTAATAACTGAATCATCCAAATGATAAAATATCACTCCGAAAATATCTAATTTGCTGTTTTTAAGTATATTATATGATGATATTATATCATCTTCCGAAACTTGCTCAATCTTTAATTTATATCCTTCTGATAAATATAAGCCTTCATAAAGTGTATCTTTAACCACTTTGAATAAGTTTTCGTCTGTTTGCAAAAAATAATCGGTATTTTTTTTCAAGCTGTTTTTATCGGTTTTATTAATAAGCCTGTATTCATTATCGTTGTTTTCTACAACAGTTTGAGAAAAAAGCGGTAATGCAATATCTAATTCCAAGGGATAATCTGTTTTTTCATTAATATATTGTTCAACAATTGCCGGTTTTAATATAGAATTTTGCGACATATTTGTAAGGTCTCCGACATTGTAAAGCATTAATACGCCATTATCTGCGGGAGGAACACCGGTTCTGTCCGGAAATTTTATTTGATGCAATCGTATAGTTGTCGATACTTTATAACTTTTTTTTAGATGTTTAATTAATTCAAAATAGCTGTTTGCTGTTGCTTCTGTCCAATCACAATCTAACTGAATTTCTTCCGGTATTTTATTAAAATGATATTCACTTATGCTGTTTATTAATTTACTGATTCGTTTGCTTAAGTTTTCAAGATCGGTTTCCTGTTTTAAAGTTTTATTTGTTATAAAAATGACAGGTATAATGTTATAATTTTTAAAAACGCTGTCAACTTCAGTTAAGACATATTCTGGATAAAGTCCGTCATCATTTATTGTGCTTTTTTTTAATACATCAACATCAAAAAAATGCAAATAAATTGAACTTGTTTGAGTTTCAATTAAAGCATCATTAATCGCATCTGATGATTTTGCTTTGGATTTCCAATAATAAAATGAAAAACCGCCTCTTTCTTTCTTGTTGCATGAGATAAGAATGAATATCAGTAACAGTAAAATATGTACAGGACGCTTTATCATTTCAGCAGTAAATATACAAATGATTTTAGATAAATTCAAATTGAGAATGAAGAAAGCTTAGCTTTCTGTTTTCATTAATGCAGAACTATGATAAAATAATAATCCTGTTAGTGCATGTAAAAACAGACAGCGAGGTAAATCAACAAATTATATAGTTCTAAAAACAATAATGATACTAATTTTGAGACTACTCCGAAAAGGTGCAAAGCAACTGATTCTGCAAAAACCTAATAATGCAACATGCATATTGTCAGTTATTTCGACTATGCTCAATATAAAAATTAAAGAAGTTGCTATGCACCTTTTTTTGCAAGATATTACTTTTCGGAGTGGTCTCAATTTTGAAAGAATCAAAAAATGCCGTAAAAAATACGGCATTAAAAAAAGTAAGTGAAAAGATTGGGGTTTTTAGCCTGTATTATTCATGAATTAATCAAAACTGTTAAAACGGTTGGAGTTTAGCTCATTTATTAACCCACGACTTAAGAGACTGTGTGAAAACGTAATTGCAAATATATTTAATTGTTCTTTGACATAGAAATATTAAGTTAAAAAATTGTTTAAAAAAACATAGCTAAAAGTTTGGCTAATTTATTTTAAATAACTATATTAGAGGCAGTTAATGTTCCACGTGGAACATTGTTAAGAATAAAAAATGCATTATATTCAAGGAACAAACAGAGCAGAAATTAAGCTTTTTCCGGAAGTTGAAAACTGGGTAAGTGAAAATAATCCTGTCAGATTAATTGATTTGATAATTGACAAAATTGTTCTTTCAAATCCGGAAGATTTTATTTGGAAAGGACAATCAAATACAGGACGAAAATCATATTCCCCGGCAACAATGTTAAAGCTTTTTTTATACGGATATTTAAACAAAATTGCAAGCAGTCGCAGGTTAGAAGCAGAGACATACAGAAATATTGAATTGATGTGGCTTATCAGCGAACTTCATCCCGATCATTGGGCAATCTGTGAATATCGCAGAGAAAACAAAGAACACATACGATTTGTAACTATTGAATTCAGAAGGTTCTTAAAAGCCGAAGGTTATATCGACGGAAAAGAAGTTGCAACAGACGGCAGTAAATTCAAGGCGTACGCAGCAAAAGAAATGTTATCATTAAAAAAGATAAAAAAAAGATTAGAGAATCTAAACGAAAAATTAGAAAAATACCTTGAAGAATTCAAACATGCAGATACAACAGATGAACTTTCGGAAGAGTTTACCGATAATTTTGAAGGAACTGAAATAAATAAAGCCCTTATTGACAAAATTGCTGATTTACAAGAACAAGTATCAAAACTCACATCTCAAAAAGAGCGATTGGAAAATGCCGGTAAAAACTATCTTGCACCGAATGACCCTGATGCAAATTTGATGAAAAGCAGAGATGGTTGGATACCGGGCTATAACGGACAGACAGTTATTGATAAAAAAAATCGAATGATTGCAACAGGCGAAATATCAACAGAAGCAAATGATATAAATGAATTAAAAAATAATGTTGATAATTTAAAAGAGCAATTAGATATAGAACCGGAAGTTGTTGAAGCAGACAAAGGATATGCAAATCTCAATGAAATAAAAGAAATTGAAGAAAATTCAAACACAAAATGCTATGTTCCCATACCTGAAAATAAAAAGGAAAAAGATGATAAAACAAACGGAATTACCTTTTCTTATGATGAAGAAAATGATGAATATGAATGTTCTCAAGGGAAAAAATTAAAATTGAAACAAAGAAATAAAAAAAAGGATAATTGTATTTATGATGTATATCAATGTAATGATTGTGCAAAATGCCCTTTAAAAAAAGAGTGTACGAAATCAAAAAAAGGAAGAATGATTCACAGGAATAAAAATCAAGATTGGATTGATAAGTATAAAAAACGAATGAAAAGTACAAAAGCCAAAGAAAAAAATAAAGAGCGTAAAACAATAGTAGAGCATCCTTTCGGAACAATAAAATGGATAATGGGCAAATTGCATTTTCTGTTAACCGGAAAAGAGAAAGTTCAAATAGAATTTGACTTGTATGCAACAGTATATAACTTTAAAAGATTGATAAATATTGATAATATGGAGTTATTACTCCAAAAAGCAGAAAATTATGCATGGAAAAGGGCATAATATGCTCTTTTCTAAAAATAAACCATAAAAAGCATATAGGTAACAAATATACTAATATTTCTAAATTTTGAATAAAATAAAAGCAATTACGTTTTCACACAGCCTCTTAAGTCGTGGGTTAATATAACGAACTAAAACTCAACCGTTTTAACGGTTTATTAATACAATGCAACATTTCTTCTGCACTTTTGTTATCTATAACTCCGGCAAATTTTGATACACATAAATATCTGTTATCTGCCAACAATATCATCCTTTCTTATTCAAACAATTCAATTATTTTATCTTCAGATAAATCACTTAAAGGATTATTACTGTTGATAAAAGTTTCTGCTAATTGGGTTTTTTTCTCTTGAAGTTTAATAATCTTTTCTTCAATTGTATTTTTACTTATATACCTGTAAACCATTACTTTTTTATCTTGTCCTATACGATGAGCACGGTTTACGGCTTGTTTTTCAACGGCAGGATTCCACCAAGGATCAATTATAAAAACATAATCGGCTTCCGTTAAATTCAAACCGGTTCCGCCGGCTTTTATTGAAATTAAAAATATCTTGTTTTCATTAACACTTTGAAATTCGGAAATTACCTCTTCCCTATTCTTGGTTTTTCCTGTCAACATAGAATATTTTATATTTTCATTATTAAAATATTCCGCAAATAAATTCAGATGCTTCACAAAAGATGAGAAGATTAAAACTTTATGATTTTCAGAAGTTAAACTTTCAATGCTTCTTAAAATCTCGTTATACTTACCCGATTCGCCTTTGTATTTTTCATCAATCATAACCGGATGATTAGATATTTGTCTTAATTTATTCAACGCACTTAAAATCTCAAACGATAATGATTTCTTTTTTCCGGTTTCAATCATCTCTATGAATTTATTTCTCATTTTAGATTTCTCAGTTTCGTAGAAAGATTTTTGTTCATCATCTAATCCACAGTAAACAATTTGCTCTGTTAAAGGCGGTAAGTCTTTTGCAACTTCGTTTTTTGTTCGTCTTAAAATAAACGGATTAATTATATTCTTCAACTTCTGTCCTTGCAATTCATCATGTCCCTTTTCAACAGGGTTTTGAAAAGTTTGAATAAAAAAATTCTTATCACCCAACATCCCGCTATTTATGAAATTCATTTGCGACCAAAGATCAGATAATGAATTTTCGACAGGTGTGCCGGTTAAGACAAGTTTATATTCAGAATCTAATTTCAAAACAGCTTTATAGGTTTTAGAATTTGAATTTTTAATAAACTGGCTCTCATCTAATATCACATATAATAATTCAATTTTTTGAAGAAGTTCAATATCGTTTCTTACAGTTGCATATCCTGCAAGAATAACATCATAATTCCCGAATTTTTCAATCTTTTTATGCCTGTTATTTCCCCTGTATTTAGTAACTTTTAATTTGGGAGCAAAACGTTTGATTTCATTTTCCCAGTTATGAATTATGGATACCGGCATAACAATCAAACTTGGTTTTTTTTCGGACTCAACTTCTTTTTCAGTTTGCCCGAATATACTTAATTGAGATTCATCAGATTTGCTTTTAATCGAATTTTTTTGATTAGATTTTCTGTCTTCAATAGTTTTTTGTAACAAGGTGATTGTTTGCACGGTTTTTCCCAATCCCATATCATCTGCCAAGCATCCGCCGAAATTATTTTGTTGCAGAAAATACAGCCATTTAAAACCGTCTTTTTGATAAGGTCTTAATTCAGCCTTTATATCTTTCGGAAGCTCAACTTCAAAATCATTAAACTGTAGCAGTTTTTTAATATTTTCTTTAAAGCCGGCATCAATACCTTTAATTTCGGCATTTTGTATTGCTTCAAAATGTATTTTTCTTAACTGTAATTTATCATGACTTTTTTTACCAAACATAAACACCTCTGAATATTTTGCAAACCATTCTTCAGGAATAATCGCAATGGTTTTATCGGGCAAAATAAACTCACGGTTTTCACTTAAAATATTATCTTTCAACTTAATAAAAGGGATTTCAAATTCGCCGAACTTAACTGTTCCGTATATATCAAACCAATCTTTTTTTTGTTCTGTCTTAATATCTAAAGATATATCTTGGGTAAAATATTCACGCTTATAAAGATTTTGTTCAAATTGAATTCCGGCATTTGTAATTTTCTTTATATTTTTTCTTATCCATACAATTGTTTGATATCTCTGTTCTTTTTTTTCAAGTCCGTCTTTAGTAAGTTTGTAATTATTATCAAGCTGACTTATTAATCCTGTGTTTGATATATGCTTAACAATTTTATTTTCCCATGCTTTATTTCTGATACTCTTTACAAAAATGAAATTCGCTTCATCAAAATCCAATTTCGTTTCAAGTCTTTTTCCGGCACTGTACACATCATTCCCGTATTGAAAATAAAGCACAAAAGTATATTCCCCTTTCCAGTCTTTTTCGAGAACTAATTTGGCTTTAGGCGGAAATAATTTTTCCTCTATGGAAAATCCTACGGCATTAACCTCATATTTTTTTATGGCTTTTACGGCAAAAGCTTCAAACCATTTTTTTTCTGCAGATTTCGGCACAAAGATATGAGTCTTTTCAAAAAAAGGAAGGAGTTTTTTTCCGTCAATATCTTCAAATAAATACAAATTATTATCTAATAACAAACTGCAAGGCTCATTGCTTATAATTAATCCTTTCTTTCCGTTTAAATTAATTTTTATGCCCTTATGTTTAATTGATAAATAATACTTTGTTCCGTTTTCTTCTTTTTCAATATTAAAAACGGTAGAAGCAGGCTCTTTAAATAATGCAATTATATCTTCATTATGTAATGTATTGAATTTATCTTTTTTAATATATAAATCAATATCGTATTCTTTAAGTTTCTCAATAACGGAATACAGGCGTTTTTCAATAAAGGGTCTGATTCTTTTTTGAATATCATCTTTTGAAACAGTTTTAAGAAATTCGTTTGTCTTTTTCTTTTTCCCGAAAATTTTGGTCAAATTTTGATCCGAAAAACTGTCAATGGTTTTTAAAATTGCCTTTTCTTGTTCGTTAAACTTATCAGATTGATTTTCGGAATGCATTAAAGATACATTTTCGGTAATCTCAATAAAAAATTTATTCTTTCGTTTGGTAAAAAAAGCTGCAAAAACATACCCGAAAACTGTGTGTTCCTTAATTGCTATGATTAATTTTTGCATAATTTAAATTACATATACTTAACTTGCAAAGGTAGGGAAATATTTCGATATTAGTATTGATTTTTAAATGCACAAAAAAGCCGATTAATGTCAAGAAATAATAAAAAACAAAACATTGTCACATTGCTGAATTGCTGAATTGTTAAAATTAGCAATGTTACGATTGAGCAATGCAACAAACTTAATTTTAACTGATATTACAGAATTTTTTTAATAAAATTTAAAATGAATTCTCATACCTATTTGAAAAAACACGTTTTTATAGATAATATTACTTTGCGAATTTAAAATATTATTTGTTGCTTTAATTTTTGGCTTCTTTGATAACTTTAATAAATACCCTGTACCTAAAGTAAAATAAAACGGGCAATATAAATACAGGTCTTTCAAAGTAAACAATTTTACTTCAAAATCAGTCCCGATAATACCAAAATACTGTATGAAATTAATATTGTAATATTGTGTTTGTAAATATTTGATTAAAGAAACTTTTTCCTTATCCTCAAATGTAAAATACTTACAAGCAAGTCTTTGGAGAGAAATATAAGGAGTTAAAATAAAACGCCTGTGTACAGAAGGGAAAGCATAACCAAAATTAAACATAATTTTACGAAGCTCAATTGAAGTTTTTATTGAATCAGTTTCATTAATACTTGAAGCAGCATTATTCCCATATAGAAATGATCCGTAGATGTTATCATAATAACCGCCAAATCCAACATTAGCAAGATTTCTAATATCATTGAATATAGTAATGTCATTTTGGCTAAACTCGCTAAATTCTTTAAAATCAGCATCAAAACTTTCAATATTAAATAGAAATTGAAATGATCTGATTTTTGAATTTATATAATAATTTTGCATTTCAATATCAGTTTTTAATCCTGAATCCTTCAACTTAATAATCAAAGGTAATTTTGTAGTTTCACTGATTATTACTTTCTGTTCATCCATTCCGATATATGAAAAGGTTAAAACATATGATTTTTCTGGCGGTAATAGAATTCTGTAACTGCCGTCTAAAATTGTAGTAGTGCTGATCGAAGTTTTTTCTAATGAAACATACACTCCCTGTAAACTACCACCTCTTTCATCAGTAACTTTACCATAAATAATATGGTTTTGTGCATAAGAATAGTATTGAATAATAATAATAATAATCAAAAATAAATGCTTCATGAATTAAATAAT is part of the Bacteroidales bacterium genome and harbors:
- a CDS encoding IS1182 family transposase, whose product is MHYIQGTNRAEIKLFPEVENWVSENNPVRLIDLIIDKIVLSNPEDFIWKGQSNTGRKSYSPATMLKLFLYGYLNKIASSRRLEAETYRNIELMWLISELHPDHWAICEYRRENKEHIRFVTIEFRRFLKAEGYIDGKEVATDGSKFKAYAAKEMLSLKKIKKRLENLNEKLEKYLEEFKHADTTDELSEEFTDNFEGTEINKALIDKIADLQEQVSKLTSQKERLENAGKNYLAPNDPDANLMKSRDGWIPGYNGQTVIDKKNRMIATGEISTEANDINELKNNVDNLKEQLDIEPEVVEADKGYANLNEIKEIEENSNTKCYVPIPENKKEKDDKTNGITFSYDEENDEYECSQGKKLKLKQRNKKKDNCIYDVYQCNDCAKCPLKKECTKSKKGRMIHRNKNQDWIDKYKKRMKSTKAKEKNKERKTIVEHPFGTIKWIMGKLHFLLTGKEKVQIEFDLYATVYNFKRLINIDNMELLLQKAENYAWKRA
- a CDS encoding DEAD/DEAH box helicase — translated: MQKLIIAIKEHTVFGYVFAAFFTKRKNKFFIEITENVSLMHSENQSDKFNEQEKAILKTIDSFSDQNLTKIFGKKKKTNEFLKTVSKDDIQKRIRPFIEKRLYSVIEKLKEYDIDLYIKKDKFNTLHNEDIIALFKEPASTVFNIEKEENGTKYYLSIKHKGIKINLNGKKGLIISNEPCSLLLDNNLYLFEDIDGKKLLPFFEKTHIFVPKSAEKKWFEAFAVKAIKKYEVNAVGFSIEEKLFPPKAKLVLEKDWKGEYTFVLYFQYGNDVYSAGKRLETKLDFDEANFIFVKSIRNKAWENKIVKHISNTGLISQLDNNYKLTKDGLEKKEQRYQTIVWIRKNIKKITNAGIQFEQNLYKREYFTQDISLDIKTEQKKDWFDIYGTVKFGEFEIPFIKLKDNILSENREFILPDKTIAIIPEEWFAKYSEVFMFGKKSHDKLQLRKIHFEAIQNAEIKGIDAGFKENIKKLLQFNDFEVELPKDIKAELRPYQKDGFKWLYFLQQNNFGGCLADDMGLGKTVQTITLLQKTIEDRKSNQKNSIKSKSDESQLSIFGQTEKEVESEKKPSLIVMPVSIIHNWENEIKRFAPKLKVTKYRGNNRHKKIEKFGNYDVILAGYATVRNDIELLQKIELLYVILDESQFIKNSNSKTYKAVLKLDSEYKLVLTGTPVENSLSDLWSQMNFINSGMLGDKNFFIQTFQNPVEKGHDELQGQKLKNIINPFILRRTKNEVAKDLPPLTEQIVYCGLDDEQKSFYETEKSKMRNKFIEMIETGKKKSLSFEILSALNKLRQISNHPVMIDEKYKGESGKYNEILRSIESLTSENHKVLIFSSFVKHLNLFAEYFNNENIKYSMLTGKTKNREEVISEFQSVNENKIFLISIKAGGTGLNLTEADYVFIIDPWWNPAVEKQAVNRAHRIGQDKKVMVYRYISKNTIEEKIIKLQEKKTQLAETFINSNNPLSDLSEDKIIELFE
- a CDS encoding carboxypeptidase-like regulatory domain-containing protein, giving the protein MKHLFLIIIIIIQYYSYAQNHIIYGKVTDERGGSLQGVYVSLEKTSISTTTILDGSYRILLPPEKSYVLTFSYIGMDEQKVIISETTKLPLIIKLKDSGLKTDIEMQNYYINSKIRSFQFLFNIESFDADFKEFSEFSQNDITIFNDIRNLANVGFGGYYDNIYGSFLYGNNAASSINETDSIKTSIELRKIMFNFGYAFPSVHRRFILTPYISLQRLACKYFTFEDKEKVSLIKYLQTQYYNINFIQYFGIIGTDFEVKLFTLKDLYLYCPFYFTLGTGYLLKLSKKPKIKATNNILNSQSNIIYKNVFFQIGMRIHFKFY